A region from the Simiduia sp. 21SJ11W-1 genome encodes:
- the yfbR gene encoding 5'-deoxynucleotidase, giving the protein MSHFFAYISKIRWIIRWGLKRNAIAENVMEHSWEVSTIAHALAVIRNRVYGGNVDAHAVVTAALYHDCSEVITGDMPSPIKYHSPAIQHAYKAIEHEAEQELVGLLPEALREDFARVMLEHRLPAEHRQLIKAADTLSAYLKCQAELATGNREFSKAAEDIAERLVAYALPEVDYFLQVFAPSYQLTLDELLNDEGKGCKLSDVEQALMAEA; this is encoded by the coding sequence GTGAGCCATTTCTTTGCTTACATCAGCAAAATCCGCTGGATAATTCGCTGGGGCCTGAAGCGCAATGCCATTGCCGAGAATGTGATGGAGCACAGTTGGGAGGTGTCTACCATTGCCCATGCACTGGCGGTTATTCGCAATCGCGTGTACGGCGGTAATGTAGATGCTCACGCAGTGGTGACTGCCGCGCTCTACCACGATTGCAGCGAAGTCATTACCGGTGATATGCCATCACCCATCAAATACCATTCACCGGCTATTCAGCATGCCTACAAGGCCATTGAGCATGAGGCAGAGCAAGAGCTGGTAGGGCTATTGCCGGAGGCGCTCAGAGAAGATTTCGCCCGGGTGATGCTGGAGCACCGGTTGCCGGCAGAGCACCGCCAGCTTATAAAAGCCGCAGATACGCTTTCTGCCTATTTAAAGTGCCAGGCGGAGCTTGCCACAGGCAACCGCGAGTTCAGCAAGGCGGCAGAAGACATTGCCGAGCGGCTGGTGGCCTACGCTTTGCCAGAGGTTGATTATTTTCTGCAGGTGTTTGCCCCCAGCTACCAGTTAACTCTGGATGAGTTGTTAAATGACGAGGGCAAAGGCTGCAAGCTGTCTGATGTTGAGCAGGCGCTTATGGCCGAGGCCTAG
- a CDS encoding TIGR02647 family protein: MALSPELQEEVNLLLQFDLSTTLAGLKVHSKADASAVEAAARLYRKGLVDHVDGGYLTALGREVAEHLQAARRILQANPQ, encoded by the coding sequence ATGGCGTTGTCACCCGAGTTACAAGAAGAAGTAAACCTGCTGTTGCAGTTTGATTTAAGCACAACCCTGGCGGGCTTAAAGGTGCACAGCAAGGCCGATGCGAGTGCGGTTGAAGCTGCTGCCAGGCTTTACCGTAAGGGGTTGGTGGATCACGTGGATGGCGGTTATCTAACGGCCCTGGGGCGTGAAGTGGCAGAACATCTGCAAGCCGCCCGGCGCATATTGCAAGCCAACCCCCAGTAG
- a CDS encoding alpha/beta fold hydrolase, whose protein sequence is MKPAHLYFVPGTQCDEQLWHGLWPLLAPHECTHLSIPLANSIDEMVAGLLAQLPEAPVALIGFSLGGYLSARLATQYPARVSRLLVCANSACALPAAEVRGREQLVQAIKRLGYRGLNNQKIAQMVGPSNIGRPEISACMKAMDARLGAGHLLNQLAATSKREDLLGALAGFTQPLALCFGEQDALVSKAWVARLVEARPATKVYSVENCGHMLPLEQPQALANVVQAWLGAHR, encoded by the coding sequence ATGAAACCCGCGCACCTTTATTTTGTTCCCGGCACCCAATGTGATGAACAGCTTTGGCACGGGCTTTGGCCTTTGCTTGCGCCACATGAATGCACCCATCTCAGCATCCCTCTGGCCAATTCAATTGATGAGATGGTTGCAGGCCTGTTGGCGCAATTGCCTGAGGCGCCGGTTGCGCTCATTGGGTTTTCCCTTGGCGGCTATTTAAGTGCGCGCCTGGCAACCCAATACCCTGCGAGGGTGAGCCGGTTATTGGTGTGTGCAAACAGTGCCTGCGCACTGCCCGCAGCAGAAGTTCGCGGGCGCGAGCAGCTGGTGCAGGCCATTAAAAGGTTGGGCTACCGTGGCCTGAATAACCAAAAAATTGCGCAGATGGTAGGGCCTTCAAATATTGGCCGGCCCGAAATCAGTGCCTGTATGAAAGCTATGGATGCACGCCTTGGGGCCGGGCATCTACTCAACCAGTTGGCGGCTACCAGCAAGCGAGAGGATTTATTGGGCGCGCTGGCTGGGTTTACCCAGCCTTTGGCGCTTTGTTTTGGTGAGCAGGATGCGCTTGTATCCAAGGCGTGGGTAGCGCGCCTGGTTGAGGCCCGGCCTGCCACAAAGGTGTACAGCGTAGAAAATTGTGGCCATATGTTGCCGCTGGAGCAGCCACAAGCGTTGGCCAATGTGGTGCAGGCTTGGCTAGGCGCGCACCGCTGA
- a CDS encoding Hsp20 family protein encodes MNAIDLTPLYRNSIGFDRLAQLLDSALSADTVTSGYPPYNIEELEENRYGITLAVAGFEESELDITVEKGVLTVRGKKHKEEDRKYLHQGIANRAFERKFNLADYVKVLGAEMSNGLLTISLVKEIPEAMKPRTITINQRSNVLEHKSDSKREQAA; translated from the coding sequence ATGAATGCAATAGATCTTACCCCCCTCTACAGAAACAGCATTGGCTTTGACCGTTTGGCGCAACTGCTCGATAGTGCGCTAAGTGCCGATACTGTCACTTCCGGATACCCTCCCTACAATATTGAGGAGCTGGAAGAAAATCGCTACGGCATCACCCTGGCTGTAGCCGGTTTTGAAGAAAGCGAACTCGATATCACCGTAGAGAAAGGTGTACTTACCGTGCGCGGCAAAAAGCACAAAGAGGAAGACCGCAAGTACCTGCACCAAGGCATTGCCAATCGCGCCTTTGAACGCAAGTTCAACTTGGCAGACTATGTGAAGGTATTGGGTGCAGAAATGAGCAATGGTCTGCTGACCATAAGCCTTGTGAAAGAAATCCCCGAGGCGATGAAGCCACGCACCATTACCATTAACCAGCGCAGCAATGTGCTGGAACACAAATCTGACAGCAAGCGCGAGCAAGCTGCCTGA
- a CDS encoding Do family serine endopeptidase encodes MNLVLQRTLVGAGLWLIATLSGAALPAEGADGKPFPSLAPMLKAVNPAVVNIATYSTQQYSYNPLLNDPFFRHFFNVPRGYQQPKKRQQSAGSGVIVNAEDGIILTNYHVIKDADQVQVSLVDGRSFAAKVRGTDPELDVAVLQIEARQLTAVPTRSRHRLEVGDFVVAIGNPFGLGQTVTTGIVSALGRSGLGMDGFENFIQTDASINPGNSGGALVNLAGELVGINTAIIAPAGGNVGIGFAIPTAMALASMEQILTHGAVRRGHLGLSAQDISSDLRSAFNLPPGQHGALVVEVYPNSTAEAAGLRAGDIIVAVDAEPVHSKAQLLSLLAVKAIDDQVQLTLLREGREHRLTARIETFRLAHTDTAEIHPLLAGLELENAPDNQGVWVTGMVRNAPAAFNGLRPGDVIVAVNKYRVKNLRELSTRAAAGGPTLLLQIVRNGRSYHVQLR; translated from the coding sequence ATGAATTTGGTGCTTCAGCGCACCCTCGTGGGCGCAGGCCTTTGGTTAATTGCCACCTTAAGTGGCGCGGCCCTGCCCGCAGAAGGTGCAGACGGCAAGCCCTTCCCCTCGTTGGCCCCCATGCTGAAAGCCGTCAACCCGGCGGTGGTGAATATCGCAACCTATTCCACGCAGCAATACAGCTACAACCCTTTGCTGAACGATCCCTTCTTTCGCCATTTTTTTAATGTACCCCGTGGCTACCAACAACCGAAAAAGCGCCAACAAAGCGCAGGCTCCGGTGTGATAGTGAACGCCGAAGACGGCATTATTCTTACTAATTATCACGTTATTAAAGACGCAGATCAGGTACAGGTTTCACTGGTGGATGGCCGAAGCTTCGCGGCAAAAGTGCGCGGCACAGACCCGGAGCTGGATGTCGCGGTTCTGCAAATTGAGGCCCGCCAACTCACCGCGGTACCCACACGCTCACGCCACCGGCTGGAAGTGGGCGATTTTGTAGTGGCTATCGGCAACCCTTTTGGCCTTGGCCAAACGGTGACCACGGGCATTGTAAGCGCACTGGGGCGCAGCGGTTTGGGGATGGACGGCTTTGAGAACTTTATTCAAACCGATGCCTCTATTAACCCCGGCAACTCCGGGGGGGCATTGGTGAATCTGGCCGGCGAGCTGGTGGGCATTAACACTGCCATCATCGCGCCCGCCGGTGGCAACGTCGGCATCGGCTTTGCCATTCCTACCGCCATGGCACTGGCCAGCATGGAACAAATTTTAACCCATGGCGCCGTACGCCGGGGGCATTTGGGGTTAAGTGCGCAAGACATCAGCTCGGATTTACGCAGCGCATTTAACCTTCCCCCCGGCCAACACGGCGCGCTGGTGGTAGAGGTTTACCCCAACTCCACAGCGGAGGCTGCGGGCCTGCGGGCCGGCGACATAATCGTCGCGGTAGATGCCGAACCCGTTCACTCAAAAGCCCAATTGCTGAGTTTACTGGCAGTGAAAGCGATTGATGATCAAGTGCAACTCACCTTGCTGCGCGAAGGCCGTGAACACCGGCTTACAGCACGCATAGAAACCTTCCGCCTGGCGCATACCGACACCGCAGAAATACACCCGCTGCTGGCAGGGCTGGAACTTGAAAATGCACCCGATAACCAGGGCGTTTGGGTCACCGGCATGGTTCGCAACGCGCCTGCGGCTTTTAACGGCCTGAGGCCCGGCGACGTAATAGTGGCGGTCAACAAATACAGGGTGAAAAACCTGCGGGAGCTAAGCACACGTGCCGCCGCCGGTGGGCCCACCTTACTGCTACAAATTGTGCGCAATGGGCGTAGCTACCACGTTCAGTTGCGCTAG
- a CDS encoding ABC transporter substrate-binding protein, with amino-acid sequence MLNCHRNSRHHNLRHHKCKCLLFAAVAALFSSTGFGKTQVLATYIPLADHYPAIVAYERYRDAMEHADFNIQQMRNWDLLRAHFRSGLADMSFMMSPLALDTYAKDGNFRWLGLMHRDGNALAINAVLEADIQLPPHRQARKPDAQLAHAIAEYHRATGRPVEIAVPHILSTHTVVLYQYLQSHGVAMSLATGTSLPARALAIAPSQSPAFIRDKSNRRLPAAFEQSLPFADIVETQNYGRIAWYSKDIIVHPLGHVECLVIATDAALTNKRTAIREVNRYIRRAASDIETARTAGGPALDEIIRLIRKHIPSHTETAIRASLNPSLRVINYESLDVDIEGLNTIMGIALRAGLLANPVNLHEFSEDLEAGDE; translated from the coding sequence ATGTTGAACTGCCACCGCAACTCACGCCATCACAACTTACGCCATCACAAATGCAAATGCCTGCTGTTTGCGGCGGTTGCAGCCTTATTCAGCAGCACGGGTTTCGGCAAAACGCAGGTGTTGGCCACCTACATCCCCTTGGCTGATCACTACCCCGCTATCGTTGCCTACGAGCGCTACCGCGATGCCATGGAGCACGCAGACTTCAACATCCAACAAATGCGCAATTGGGATCTACTGCGCGCGCACTTTCGCAGCGGCCTTGCCGACATGAGTTTTATGATGAGCCCCTTGGCGCTCGACACCTACGCCAAAGACGGCAACTTCCGCTGGCTTGGCTTGATGCACCGCGATGGCAATGCGTTGGCTATTAACGCAGTACTCGAAGCAGACATTCAACTGCCCCCGCACCGGCAGGCGCGCAAGCCCGACGCGCAATTGGCTCACGCCATTGCCGAGTATCACCGCGCTACCGGGCGCCCCGTTGAAATTGCCGTTCCGCACATTTTATCCACCCACACTGTGGTGCTGTATCAATACCTGCAAAGCCACGGTGTGGCCATGAGCCTCGCCACAGGCACTAGCCTGCCCGCGCGGGCACTGGCTATTGCGCCATCGCAATCACCGGCGTTTATTCGCGATAAAAGCAACCGTCGCCTGCCGGCCGCCTTTGAGCAATCGCTGCCTTTTGCAGACATTGTTGAAACACAAAACTACGGGCGTATTGCCTGGTACTCCAAAGATATAATTGTGCACCCCTTGGGGCATGTTGAGTGCCTGGTGATTGCCACAGATGCAGCTCTTACAAACAAACGCACGGCAATTCGCGAGGTCAACCGCTATATTCGCCGCGCCGCAAGCGATATAGAAACGGCGAGAACCGCCGGTGGCCCGGCGCTTGATGAAATTATCCGCCTGATCCGAAAACACATTCCCTCGCATACGGAAACTGCCATCCGGGCAAGCTTGAACCCAAGCCTTCGTGTGATTAATTACGAAAGCCTGGATGTGGACATTGAAGGGCTCAACACCATCATGGGCATTGCCCTGCGCGCAGGCCTGCTTGCAAACCCCGTTAACTTGCACGAATTTTCGGAAGATCTTGAGGCGGGTGATGAATAG
- a CDS encoding nuclear transport factor 2 family protein — MKFLLALAATLCFITQSQADERDLLRASLDAFLAGAATDVAQHQRFWADDLIYTSSGGERFGKATIIEGMQASSAPATVRYWAEDVEIKLYGNAAVVAFRLMSEPLIEQQIQHQAQEQAPTQGQDAKHQEATANRAAGAYGQQYLNTGTFIKRNGEWAVVAWQATKTASSTGR; from the coding sequence ATGAAGTTCTTACTCGCACTAGCCGCAACACTGTGCTTCATTACCCAAAGCCAGGCAGACGAGCGCGACCTGCTCAGGGCCTCTCTGGATGCCTTTTTAGCCGGTGCTGCAACCGACGTAGCGCAACATCAACGCTTTTGGGCTGATGATCTCATTTATACGTCATCGGGTGGCGAGCGCTTTGGCAAAGCAACAATCATTGAGGGTATGCAGGCCTCAAGTGCGCCGGCCACGGTGCGCTACTGGGCTGAAGATGTAGAAATCAAACTCTATGGCAATGCTGCAGTGGTGGCGTTTCGCTTAATGAGCGAGCCTCTTATTGAACAGCAGATCCAACACCAGGCCCAAGAACAGGCCCCGACACAGGGCCAAGATGCCAAGCACCAAGAGGCAACCGCAAACCGGGCTGCCGGCGCTTACGGCCAGCAGTATCTAAACACCGGCACCTTTATCAAACGCAACGGCGAATGGGCCGTGGTCGCCTGGCAGGCCACCAAAACAGCTTCAAGTACGGGGCGCTAG
- a CDS encoding response regulator: protein MNSETHTPKSPRPEAGIPLESTDAENATANNPDTAKCGSIRNELLRWLIPVTLIPLILVATATYVQTSNLLKGQMEAALTKESNYIKGFINNWFDYRYMDLQRKAKDPKNAEIIERINSRFTPLELKNGNLSANYQWELIASDYRQSHIHLINSYDYIKDIYLVDNSGHLLFATFNSQYIGRNLFTGNYPHKHFANAIRASIQSGTTSFSDLASNNDGDTALIAAPVTNTLGDRIGAVAIEIELKRIKGVLKTTHDYNIVHYLVGTDGKLRNNTLALRESPGAHTVDTDLVNAWINLPGENLQQGVNEYTGPSGRPVFGTQHEITVMNQRWLLVSEIDKNLALLPATWLAWIIASITLAAIFVATAIIFYVSGRLTKPIADLSLSVQQAAQEGSNQQVNVHANNELKMLANSVNAMLDARHKYEQNLISARIAAENAAKAKSEFLAVMSHEIRTPMNGVLGMLKLMINRGLDNAQTRMANMALSSANSLLNVINDILDYSKAEAGKIELEAIDFNLARLTADIANQLAIRAEERDCELILDLTEVNTSSVKGDPARFTQVINNLVGNAIKFTEGGDVIIKLHTRAEADSQTVWVTLTISDTGIGIPEDKLTHLFDAFTQVDSSTTRKYGGSGLGLAIVKKIVSSMEGTITAASEVGKGSTFTVQVPMAAGLSEQHSIPDVDMSTLHILIVDDNSTNRYVLRGQLEIWGASVEEAQDGQSALNLLEYKAGRRRTDEQPIFHIALLDMNMPGMDGMELGKRMQADPRYSAIKLVMMTSQGHLGEHNEFAAAGFRAYFPKPVNTDDLLNALAIISTDDETTPNKAIVTHSYLQSFSMRHQQALTPNDTAWAQNARIIMAEDNAINQEVALGMLLDLVLEVDVAIHGRELLNKLLLSTDSAPYQLILMDCQMPEMDGYEATRRIRMGDAGASYANIPIVGLSANAMESDRKLALAAGMDDYITKPLEMEDLVNCLKRWLTKNSAPNPMQTAHLAPPQAAAQPPKKVITKDETQAAIQNTPKEELSAPPLDYNALLRRTKTPERAHRILQLFVQEAPRLAAEIETCYTRRDHENTQLHLHSLKGVAANVGATALADYCLELEQLAKGHELIDTNLEHLRALVEQALSAAEAAPES from the coding sequence ATGAATAGCGAAACGCACACACCCAAAAGCCCCCGCCCGGAAGCGGGTATACCACTGGAAAGCACTGATGCAGAAAACGCCACAGCAAATAATCCAGACACAGCAAAATGCGGCAGCATTCGCAATGAACTGTTGCGCTGGCTAATTCCCGTCACCCTTATTCCGCTCATACTCGTTGCCACAGCAACATACGTACAAACCAGTAATCTACTGAAAGGCCAAATGGAGGCCGCGCTTACAAAAGAATCCAACTACATCAAAGGCTTTATTAACAATTGGTTTGACTACCGTTATATGGATTTACAGCGCAAGGCAAAAGATCCGAAAAATGCGGAAATTATTGAGCGCATCAATTCCCGATTCACGCCGCTGGAATTAAAAAATGGCAATCTCTCGGCCAACTACCAATGGGAACTCATCGCCTCGGACTACAGGCAATCCCATATCCACCTGATCAACAGCTACGACTACATCAAAGATATCTACCTGGTTGATAACAGTGGCCACCTGCTATTTGCCACCTTTAACAGCCAGTATATCGGCCGCAACCTGTTTACCGGCAACTACCCGCACAAGCACTTTGCCAATGCCATTCGCGCCAGCATTCAATCAGGCACTACCAGCTTTTCCGACTTGGCCAGCAACAACGATGGCGATACCGCGCTGATTGCCGCGCCCGTAACCAATACCTTGGGCGATCGCATTGGGGCCGTAGCCATTGAAATTGAACTCAAACGTATAAAGGGTGTACTTAAAACCACGCACGACTACAACATAGTGCACTATTTGGTAGGCACAGACGGCAAGCTTAGAAACAACACCCTAGCGCTGCGTGAATCCCCGGGAGCGCACACCGTTGACACCGACTTGGTAAACGCGTGGATAAACCTGCCCGGTGAAAATTTGCAGCAAGGGGTTAACGAATACACAGGCCCCTCGGGCCGGCCGGTATTCGGTACCCAACACGAAATTACTGTGATGAACCAGCGCTGGTTACTGGTCAGTGAAATTGATAAAAACCTGGCCCTGCTGCCCGCTACCTGGCTTGCGTGGATTATCGCCAGCATCACCCTTGCCGCCATTTTTGTAGCCACAGCGATCATTTTCTATGTATCTGGCCGGCTGACCAAGCCCATTGCAGATCTTTCCTTGTCTGTACAACAAGCCGCCCAGGAAGGCAGCAACCAGCAAGTAAATGTACACGCCAACAACGAATTAAAAATGCTTGCCAACAGCGTCAATGCCATGCTGGATGCACGCCACAAATATGAACAAAACTTAATCAGCGCCCGTATTGCCGCCGAGAACGCCGCCAAAGCCAAGAGTGAATTTTTAGCCGTCATGAGCCATGAAATCCGCACGCCCATGAATGGCGTGCTGGGCATGCTAAAACTCATGATCAATCGCGGGCTTGATAACGCACAAACACGCATGGCCAATATGGCGCTCTCAAGCGCCAACAGCTTGCTGAATGTAATTAACGATATTCTGGACTACTCCAAAGCAGAAGCCGGGAAAATTGAACTCGAAGCCATCGATTTTAATTTGGCACGGCTCACCGCCGACATCGCCAACCAGCTGGCCATACGTGCAGAAGAGCGAGACTGCGAACTCATTCTTGATTTAACCGAAGTAAACACCAGCAGCGTAAAGGGCGACCCGGCCCGTTTCACGCAGGTAATCAACAACCTGGTGGGCAATGCCATTAAGTTTACCGAGGGCGGCGATGTCATTATCAAACTCCACACCCGTGCAGAGGCGGATAGCCAAACCGTTTGGGTAACACTCACCATTAGCGACACAGGCATTGGCATTCCCGAAGATAAACTCACCCACCTGTTCGACGCCTTTACCCAGGTAGACAGTTCCACCACCCGCAAGTACGGCGGCTCGGGCTTGGGGCTTGCCATCGTGAAGAAAATTGTCTCCTCCATGGAGGGCACTATTACAGCGGCAAGTGAGGTGGGCAAAGGCAGCACATTTACCGTGCAAGTGCCAATGGCGGCTGGCCTTAGCGAACAACACAGTATCCCAGATGTGGATATGAGCACCCTGCATATTTTGATCGTGGACGACAACAGCACCAATCGCTACGTGCTACGTGGCCAGCTGGAAATTTGGGGCGCCAGTGTTGAAGAGGCCCAAGACGGGCAAAGTGCGCTGAACCTTTTGGAATACAAAGCCGGGCGCAGGCGCACTGACGAACAACCGATCTTTCATATTGCGCTGCTCGACATGAACATGCCCGGCATGGACGGCATGGAGCTGGGGAAACGCATGCAAGCAGACCCGCGCTACAGCGCCATCAAACTCGTGATGATGACATCCCAAGGGCACTTGGGTGAGCACAATGAATTTGCCGCCGCCGGATTCAGGGCCTATTTTCCAAAGCCTGTAAACACCGATGATCTACTGAATGCGCTGGCCATAATCAGCACCGATGATGAAACAACCCCCAATAAAGCCATTGTTACCCACAGTTATTTGCAAAGTTTTAGCATGCGTCACCAGCAAGCGCTCACACCAAACGACACAGCATGGGCACAAAACGCGCGCATTATTATGGCCGAAGACAACGCCATAAATCAGGAGGTGGCGCTGGGCATGCTGTTGGATTTAGTGCTAGAGGTAGACGTGGCAATCCATGGGCGTGAGCTGTTAAACAAGCTATTGCTAAGCACCGATAGCGCCCCCTATCAATTAATACTGATGGATTGCCAAATGCCGGAAATGGACGGCTATGAAGCCACACGCCGTATTCGCATGGGTGATGCAGGTGCCAGTTACGCGAATATACCCATAGTGGGATTATCGGCCAACGCCATGGAGAGCGATCGCAAACTCGCACTTGCCGCCGGTATGGATGACTACATTACCAAGCCGCTGGAAATGGAAGATCTGGTCAATTGCCTAAAGCGCTGGCTGACAAAAAACAGCGCCCCCAACCCCATGCAAACTGCGCACTTGGCACCGCCACAGGCCGCAGCCCAACCCCCAAAAAAAGTCATAACCAAAGATGAAACCCAGGCGGCAATCCAAAACACCCCCAAGGAAGAATTGAGTGCCCCGCCGCTCGACTATAATGCCTTGCTGAGGCGCACCAAAACCCCCGAACGCGCACACCGAATTTTGCAGTTGTTTGTTCAGGAAGCGCCTAGGCTGGCCGCCGAAATAGAAACCTGTTACACACGCCGTGATCATGAGAATACACAGCTTCACTTACACAGTTTGAAAGGCGTGGCTGCAAACGTAGGTGCAACAGCGCTCGCCGATTATTGCCTGGAGCTTGAGCAATTGGCCAAAGGCCATGAACTTATTGATACAAACCTGGAGCACTTGCGGGCATTGGTTGAGCAAGCACTAAGCGCTGCAGAGGCAGCGCCCGAAAGCTAG
- a CDS encoding lipase secretion chaperone, giving the protein MAIIKGAPLEAAALDSVLSATQEDLGRAAFLARVPASLKDVPPPAAPAVNAAGELIVDSRLRLLFEHYLSALGEEPLAQVLVRIRHQLGLSLQGEALAQANALLEAFIQYRNQQDIIRSDYIELNAGFSLEQARAMQAAMRMARGQLFSVADTSALFAAQDTLEDYALARVAILQDASLNESQRQARLAEAAQVAGVDRASTSDRLLARQLAADAQLQADAHQPAQLQARRQAAFGTDAAQRLAARDQARAEWQARLARYRVELESLLAQPPVASALVQSLRAYHFSDAEQLRVAGLDWQDYGERW; this is encoded by the coding sequence GTGGCGATTATCAAAGGCGCGCCTCTAGAGGCGGCGGCACTTGATTCTGTGTTAAGCGCTACCCAAGAAGATCTGGGGCGCGCGGCGTTTTTGGCCCGAGTGCCGGCTTCGCTCAAAGATGTGCCGCCGCCTGCGGCACCGGCGGTAAATGCCGCAGGTGAGTTAATTGTTGATAGCCGCTTGCGGCTGCTCTTTGAGCACTATTTATCGGCTTTGGGTGAGGAGCCGTTGGCTCAAGTGTTGGTTCGCATTCGTCATCAGCTTGGGCTTTCACTGCAAGGTGAAGCGCTTGCCCAAGCAAACGCGCTGTTAGAGGCGTTTATTCAATATCGCAACCAGCAAGATATTATTCGCAGCGATTATATCGAGCTCAATGCAGGCTTTAGCCTCGAGCAGGCCCGCGCCATGCAAGCGGCCATGCGTATGGCCCGTGGCCAGTTGTTTTCAGTAGCAGATACAAGCGCGCTCTTTGCCGCGCAAGACACCCTTGAAGATTATGCGCTGGCACGGGTTGCAATTCTCCAGGATGCCTCGTTAAACGAAAGCCAGCGCCAAGCGCGGTTGGCAGAGGCCGCACAAGTTGCAGGTGTTGATCGGGCATCTACAAGTGATCGATTGCTGGCGCGCCAGTTGGCTGCTGATGCACAACTTCAGGCTGATGCACATCAGCCCGCCCAGTTGCAGGCAAGAAGGCAGGCGGCTTTTGGCACCGATGCAGCTCAGCGGTTGGCGGCCCGTGACCAGGCCCGGGCCGAGTGGCAAGCGCGCCTTGCGCGTTACCGCGTTGAGTTGGAAAGCCTGTTGGCACAGCCCCCGGTGGCGAGCGCCTTGGTGCAGTCGTTGCGGGCGTATCATTTCTCAGACGCAGAGCAGCTACGTGTGGCAGGGCTGGATTGGCAAGATTACGGTGAGCGCTGGTAG
- a CDS encoding DUF4340 domain-containing protein, protein MTTSFKRLPHWLSGLLAAQLLLATGIFWANQQGTQVPATPLLADIQQPINKLTFTEGDQHTTLVKQGDQWLVAGHHKLPAKQSEVEDLLQALKQQKTLHPIATQRNSHARFEVSDENAQHRLEAFAGDTKVAELLLGSSPGLRQVHLRRAGEDAVFVAKLNRYDFSAQAEHWLDRKLLATEAPIEISGPDFTLAKKDDQWRLANAEDKPVDSGKASELARALENLQVQSVAEGVSLESLESTKLEVKIQGRTEPLRYRLAELKGNHYIARDDIPAVFNVSEFDFKRLNQTALTDLIANHEADAHAGQSGS, encoded by the coding sequence ATGACCACATCTTTCAAACGGCTGCCCCATTGGCTAAGCGGTTTGCTGGCAGCGCAGCTGCTGTTGGCAACTGGCATTTTCTGGGCCAATCAGCAGGGCACGCAGGTGCCTGCCACACCGCTGTTGGCAGACATACAACAGCCAATCAATAAACTCACATTCACCGAGGGCGACCAACACACCACCCTCGTAAAGCAGGGCGATCAATGGCTAGTTGCCGGGCACCACAAGCTGCCGGCCAAACAATCCGAAGTGGAGGATTTACTGCAAGCGCTTAAGCAGCAAAAAACCCTGCACCCCATTGCCACCCAGCGCAACAGCCACGCGCGCTTTGAGGTGAGTGATGAGAATGCACAACACAGGCTTGAAGCCTTTGCCGGTGATACAAAAGTGGCCGAGCTACTGCTCGGCAGCTCACCGGGGCTGCGCCAGGTGCACTTGCGACGCGCCGGTGAAGACGCAGTATTCGTAGCCAAACTCAATCGCTACGATTTCAGCGCCCAGGCCGAGCATTGGCTGGATCGCAAGCTTTTGGCCACAGAGGCCCCCATTGAAATTTCAGGCCCGGATTTTACCCTGGCCAAAAAAGACGATCAGTGGAGGCTCGCCAACGCAGAAGACAAACCCGTAGATTCCGGTAAAGCGAGCGAGCTTGCCCGCGCACTGGAAAACCTGCAGGTGCAATCGGTGGCAGAGGGGGTTTCACTCGAGTCTCTGGAAAGCACAAAACTGGAGGTTAAAATCCAAGGCCGAACTGAACCTTTGCGCTACCGCTTGGCAGAACTTAAGGGCAACCACTACATTGCCCGCGATGACATACCTGCGGTATTTAATGTCAGTGAGTTTGACTTCAAACGGCTCAATCAAACAGCGCTAACAGACCTTATAGCCAACCATGAAGCAGACGCCCATGCAGGCCAATCAGGCTCCTAA